One genomic segment of Besnoitia besnoiti strain Bb-Ger1 chromosome VII, whole genome shotgun sequence includes these proteins:
- a CDS encoding hypothetical protein (encoded by transcript BESB_078180), producing the protein MPSPPASLSYWPLWLRALATVRRPQQDAKPKSARPLTIQNSLAFSYHSSSSVSPEAPPLCQLRPPSKRRLRIFSSPLSPASESSPRSAGRRPDARRALLSPSALSTSSPALRASGGSTDRNAPVPLPSSFAFGSLRGRRRRHAGLSVAACKEKAAEDAGSAGELPTAQKLEKRPQVAGRRTPCSITTNYENRLKFASAPEKVFEYYASLRDPKTGELFMTREDFFNSILPSAFEFPSSPASAAASDAAPVSFFSSSHALRRRGKDSGEASITRKDNKDFCVDLSFFGHPSSVLTAADANADGLISFEEFLFITALLATPLRLFRLAFDLKRRPPTLFAGYAEYTGRRESGEEAEKTENKGHARRHEGDGSQRREGHERRGSPTERPPGDEAGEELYLTKEEFVDLMETIIRRSVRGRKLVMSPSLSWSPSSSSRSPEMSASPPPDSAFFSLSLPESRTVHLKAGGGLRGCCEAFVAGPLGSLLLASSVEDDCARTDLKAEKTRRKETEARVISWSAFERFWEQLHAEIVLWDCRRAGPFLRRQADAAPALKAQDFAKLLVGFVDPSQMEGLSRRIHRLSFSNCEPVSLESVWAFDRICRQTEDLRLAIEFCAALESRGEDEKITPAALETALLALTSSTHEEKTSFRALVGVLFRVFNLDESGTLEKEEFLDMLAQRQEHHSAPSESRAFDVVHALQKKVFSAFKYR; encoded by the exons ATGCCGTCTCCCCCTGCTTCGCTGTCCTACTGGCCTCTCTGGTTGAGAGCCCTGGCGACcgtgcgtcgcccgcagcaggACGCGAAACCGAAGAGTGCGCGTCCCCTGACGATCCAGAACTCTCTGGCTTTCTCGTATCAttcttcgtcgtctgtctctcctgaGGCTCCGCCGTTGTGTCAGCTCCGTCCCCCCTCGAAACGCCGCCTTCGGattttctcttctcctctctctcctgcctccgagtcttcgccgcgctctgctgggcggcgccctgacgcccgtcgcgctcttctttctccttccgCTTTGTCgacctcctcgcctgcgcttcgTGCTTCTGGCGGCTCAACTGACAGAAACGCACCcgtccccctcccctcctccttcgcgttCGGCTCTCTCaggggccgccgcaggcgccacgcAGGCCTCAGCGTCGCCGCATGCAAAGAGAAGGCAGCTGAAGACGCAGGGAGCGCTGGCGAACTCCCCACGGCGCAAAAACTCGAAAAACGACCTCAAGTGGCCGGCCGACGCACGCCCTGCAGCATCACGACGAACTACGAAAACCGCCTCAagttcgcctccgcgccagaGAAG GTCTTCGAGTACtacgcctcgctgcgcgacCCCAAGACGGGCGAGCTCTTCATGACGCGCGAGGATTTTTTCAACTCGATTCTTCCATCTGCCTTCgagtttccttcttctccggcctcggcggccgcgtctgaTGCAGCGCCTGTttcgttcttctcctcctctcacGCACTGAGACGGAGAGGCAAggacagcggagaggcgtcAATCACTCGAAAAGACAACAAAGACTTCTGCGTCGATCTCTCCTTTTTCGGGCATCCGTCTTCTGTCCTTACTGCCGCCGATGCCAATGC CGACGGATTGATCTCCTTCGAGGAGTTCCTCTTCATCacggcgcttctcgcgacCCCTCTGCGGCTCTTTCGTCTGGCCTTCGATCTgaagcgccgcccgccgacTCTCTTTGCGGGATACGCGGAGTACAccggacgcagagagagcggagaggaggcagaaaagacagaaaacaaAGGGCATGCGAGGCGACATGAAGGCGACGGATCTcagaggcgagaaggccatgagagacgaggaagcccgacagagaggccgccaggAGATGAGGCTGGGGAAGAACTGTACCTCACAAAAGAGGAATTCGTTGACCTTATGGAAACTATTATCAG acggtcCGTGCGCGGGCGTAAGCTGGTCATGagcccctctctctcgtggtcgccttcttcttcgtctcgttCTCCAGAgatgtctgcgtcgccgcctccggattcggccttcttctctctttctctcccggAAAGCCGCACCGTGCATTtgaaggccggcggcggactccgcggctgctgcgaggcCTTCGTCGCAGGCCCGCTTGGCTCGCTGCTCTTGGCCTCGTCTGTGGAGGACGACTGTGCGCGAACTGACCTGAAGGCAGAGAAGACTCGGCGCAAGGAAAC cgaggcgcgcgtcatTTCGTGGAGTGCGTTTGAGCGCTTCTGGGAGCAACTTCACGCAGAGATAGTCCTGTGGGATTGCCGGCGGGCGGGGCCTTTCCTTCGGCgacaggcagacgccgcgccagccCTAAAAG CACAGGATTTCGCGAAGCTTCTCGTCGGTTTCGTGGACCCGTCGCAGATGGAAGGCTTGTCGCGCCGCATTCACCGCCTGTCGTTTTCGAACTGCGAAcctgtctctctcgagtCCGTTTGGGCATTCGACAGAATATGCAG ACAGACGGAGGATCTTCGCCTCGCGATTGAGTTCTGCGCGGCGTTGgagtcgcgcggcgaagacgagaaaatCACCCCGGCCGCTCTTGAGACTGCGTTACTGGCGCTGACCTCGTCGACccacgaagaaaaaacaagtTTCCGAGCTCTG GTCGGCGTTCTCTTTCGCGTCTTCAATCTAGATGAAAGCGGGACTCTGGAGAAAGAAGAATTTCTTGACATGCTCGCGCAAAG GCAGGAGCACCATAGCGCGCCATCGGAGAGCCGCGCCTTCGATGTCGTTCATGCTCTGCAGAAAAAGGTTTTTTCGGCGTTCAAATATCGCTAA